The sequence ACTTATCATACTTCGTCATATGGGCTTGCGGTGCCAAATTGACGTAGCCACTCTTCGCTAAGTCGAATGAGTGCCCGTTCTCACATACAAGACTCGCCTGATCTGCCATCTGCATCGATGCCGAACAGATTGGACAGCTGAAGAGCCCCGCATTCCTTTCCATCACTTTCACGTTTTGCATCTTCTTAGATAGCTTCATAACATAACCCCGATCCCTTATTGTTCTTCTAGTATACCGTCTTTTCGTACGCACTTAAACTATCGATAGTTTACACTGTATCTATCGCCACTTCTCCGGGTACAATAGTAGAAAGGAGATGATCGTTTGAAACGTATTTTTCTATTTATCATTCTCATAGTTGGTGTCTATATCGCAAAACCTTTATGGGAAGAGCCTGTTTCAAAGTACGTCGACCTCTCCTTCCTGAATCCAGTAGACGAAAAAATAAATTCCATCCTGAATAAAGAATCCGTTACATCCGCAATGAGTTCCATTCGAGATACGGTTAATGACGTCACTGTCTTCATCACATCGAAGTCGTCAGGAGTGGAACGGATTCTGCCTGACAAAGTCGACAAACCGGACTTGATGAAACCCGATCACTCCGCTATTTCCATTCATAATATTGAACTTGGCGCAACCGAAGCCGAAGTGAAAGCGGAACTTGGCGAATCAAAAAACCGCACCTTGAATGATTACGGGACAGAGTGGGTCACTTATCATGAAGATTACCAAAACTTCATCATGGTCTCGTTTGATGAAAAACGGGAAGTGAATGCACTGTATACAAATGATGACCTTATTACTTCAAAAGCAGGAATTCACTACGGCAGCACGAAGGAAGAAGTCCGAAACGCATACGGCACTCCTCTGAAAGAGATACGCAAAGGGTTCGGCATTTACATCCTTCAGGATAATGAAGGGATGGATCTCTTTAAGACAGGCGACAGCTATACGTATGTCTTTTATGATATACATGAAGGCACTACAGTGACGGCCATTCAGATTGTCACGCATGCACTTGAACACCAGAAATCCGGAATGTACGCAGCAGGAGATGCGTCTTTGCGCAACGGATTTGAACAGCAACTGTTCGATTTGACGAACGCCGCCCGTGTTCGGCATGGACGCTCGATTTTGCGTTGGAATGATGCGATTTCTGAAACCGCTCGAAAACATAGTGTAGATATGGCCATTAATAATTATTTCAGCCATGATAACTTGAAAGGGCAGTCGCCATTTGACCGGATGAAAGTAGATTCCATTAAGTATCGCAGAGCTGGCGAGAATTTAGCGTATGGCCAGTCCAGCAGCATTTTTGCGCATGAAGGACTGATGAATTCGAAAGGCCATCGAGACAATATTTTAATTGAAGATTATAGTCATCTTGGCATTGGTGTCGCGTTCAACGAGGAATTCCAGCCTTATTATACGGAAAACTTCTTTTTGCAATAAAAAAAACGGCTCGCGCTTAATTTTGGCGCAGGCCGTTTTTTCTATTCATTTTCCGATTGCCGCACATGCGACTCGATTCCCAGAATCTCCAGCAGGATCCGTTTTGTAATCATCCGCCTTTTCATGAATGACGATTGCTGTTCCGCCTTCTTTCACGATGGAGTTTTCAAGGCCCGGTTTCAACGTGACTTCAGACGTCGTCAGCTTCATGGACAACTTGCCGTATTCATCTACTTCGATATTCGGTAAATCTCCGAGATGAAAGCCTTTTGGATTGTCAAAGCCGTGTTCTTTTCCGGTCGGGTTAAAATGTCCCCCTGCAGATTTAAAATCGGGTGGAGAACACGTACCTGTTTCATGGATATGGATGCCATGCACACCTGGCGCCAAATCTTGCGCTTCCACATGGATACTAACCCCTTCCGGTTCCTGTACAAGCGACACTTCTCCAATCGGTTCCCCTTTCGTATCGATGAGCGGTGCCACAATCGCTTTCACCTGTTCTCCACTGACAGGCATTTTCTTATCTTTCTTGCCGCAACCTGCAATGACAAGCACGACACTTATTGCCATCAGGATGATTAGCTTTTTCTTCATGAACGATTCCTCCTCCAATTTCACTCTTGCCAAGTTTGCCCATACGGCTAGGAATTATGTATGGGAATATTCTCCACTCCAGCAGTAAGAAATTACGAGCGAGAAACTCATACAAAAACCCCGCTATCCATTCCTTTTTCTCGGAATGAACAACGGGGTTTCATTTGATTACCCTAGGATTAGTTTCTCTAGATCCATTGGTGAAATATATTGCCCTTCTTTATAAACACGCATATTACCGCCTGAAATTTCATCAATCAGCATGACGTTTCCTTCGCTGTCACGTCCGAACTCAAGCTTGATATCGTATAATTCAAGACCTTTAGCAGCAAGTTCGTCTTTTACGACTAATGAAATTTCTTTCGTCAACTTTTCTAGAACGACATATTCTTCATTCGTCAGAATGCCGAGTTGAGCAAGTGCGTCTTTTGAAATTGGTGGATCATTTCGGTCATCATCTTTGATCGTCACTTCAACAAACGCATCAAGAGGTTGTCCTTTTTCACAATAAGCTCCGTATCGACGCAGGAAGCTGCCGACTGCACGGAAACGGCAGATGACTTCAAGTCCCTTGCCAAAAACAGTTGCGGTCTTCACAGTCATAGACGATTCGTCGATATCCGATGCGATGAAATGTGTCGGAATCTTCTTCTCCGCCAACTTCTCAAAGAAGAATGAAGTCATGCGCAAGCCCGATTGACCTGCACCTTTAATTGTCAGTCCTACTGTGTTCGCACCCGGATCAAACACTCCGTTCTCACCCGTTACATCATCTTTAAATTTCAATAATACATTGCCATCTTCCAATTTATAAACGTCTTTCGTCTTTCCTTTATACACAAGTTCCATGCCCACGTTTCCTCTCTATTCGAAAATGTAGTGAATCAGACCACGCAGAGTCCGATTTGCCAAGTGAATTACGAAAAATCCGCTTTGCCAAGCGAATTACGAAGAATTCGCTTTGCCGTATCTCTGCGTTCTTTGCAGAGATTAAGGCAGAAGATTTTCCCTCTGCGTTCTTTGCAGAGATAAAGGCAGAAGATTTTCATTCTGCGTTTTTTGCAGAAATTAAGGCAGCCTTTAATTCCCCCATAACGCTAAGTACAGGGTCTTCAACTCGTTCTAGTTCTTCTTTCATCTATAGTATAAAGCACTTTCACTCCGATAAAAAGGGAAAACTTGATGGGGGTCAAGGTTTCATTCTGAAATCTATCTTATGATGTAGTCAAGAAGAAGAAAACAATTACATGGAGGTAGAGGAAATTGAAAAAACTCGTATTGAACTTGGAACCATTAACTTGCCCATCATGCATTAAGAAGATTGAAGGTGCATTGAAGAGACTGGACGGCATATCTGAAGCAAAAGTTTTGTTTAACTCCGGTAAAGTGCGCGCCGAGTTTGACGAAAACAAAGTCAGTGTTGAAGAAATTGCTAACACTGTTTCAGGACTTGGCTATCCAATCGTTTCACAAAAAGTCTCGTAAAGGAAGTGAAGTAGATGAATGCAAAAAGGACATCCCAAATTACGGCCATTACTGGTTTATTACTAGCAGTGGCCATCGGATTCCATTTGTATGGATTCCATGAAGGACGGCAAACCATGCTGATTGCAGCGACTATACTTGCTGGCATACCCATTGCCAGCAAGGCTTTCAAAGCATTAAAGATGAAAGCATTCAGCATCGAATTACTCGTAACCATCGCTGTTGTCGGTGCACTGTTCATCGGTGAATATGTTGAATCCGCGGCGGTCACATTCCTGTTTTTATTTGGTGCGTACTTGGAAGCACGGACACTCGAAAAGACTCGCTCTTCATTAAGAAAACTGATCGATATGGCACCACTTGAAGCGACTGTCATCCGGGATGGCGAAACACAGACCATCTCCGTCGATGATGTCATCGAAGGTGATCGTGTCGTAATTCGTTCAGGCGAGAAAGTCGCGATAGACGGACGGATCGTGACAGGTAAAGCAAGCTTGAACGAAGCAGCTATTACTGGAGAATCTGTACCTGCTTCAAAAATGATAGACGACCGGGTCTTTAGTGGAACAATCGTCGATCATGGTTTTATCGAAGTAATCGCAGAGCGTGTCGGCGACGATACGACATTTGCCCGCATTATCGAACTAGTCGAGGATGCGCAGGAATCACAATCGAAAACCGAAAAGTTTCTCGACCGTTTTGCCAATATTTACACCCCTTCAATTGTCGTTCTATCAGTACTTGTATATATCTTCACAAGAAAT is a genomic window of Sporosarcina oncorhynchi containing:
- a CDS encoding CAP-associated domain-containing protein, encoding MKRIFLFIILIVGVYIAKPLWEEPVSKYVDLSFLNPVDEKINSILNKESVTSAMSSIRDTVNDVTVFITSKSSGVERILPDKVDKPDLMKPDHSAISIHNIELGATEAEVKAELGESKNRTLNDYGTEWVTYHEDYQNFIMVSFDEKREVNALYTNDDLITSKAGIHYGSTKEEVRNAYGTPLKEIRKGFGIYILQDNEGMDLFKTGDSYTYVFYDIHEGTTVTAIQIVTHALEHQKSGMYAAGDASLRNGFEQQLFDLTNAARVRHGRSILRWNDAISETARKHSVDMAINNYFSHDNLKGQSPFDRMKVDSIKYRRAGENLAYGQSSSIFAHEGLMNSKGHRDNILIEDYSHLGIGVAFNEEFQPYYTENFFLQ
- a CDS encoding superoxide dismutase family protein, giving the protein MKKKLIILMAISVVLVIAGCGKKDKKMPVSGEQVKAIVAPLIDTKGEPIGEVSLVQEPEGVSIHVEAQDLAPGVHGIHIHETGTCSPPDFKSAGGHFNPTGKEHGFDNPKGFHLGDLPNIEVDEYGKLSMKLTTSEVTLKPGLENSIVKEGGTAIVIHEKADDYKTDPAGDSGNRVACAAIGK
- a CDS encoding phosphoribosylaminoimidazolesuccinocarboxamide synthase codes for the protein MELVYKGKTKDVYKLEDGNVLLKFKDDVTGENGVFDPGANTVGLTIKGAGQSGLRMTSFFFEKLAEKKIPTHFIASDIDESSMTVKTATVFGKGLEVICRFRAVGSFLRRYGAYCEKGQPLDAFVEVTIKDDDRNDPPISKDALAQLGILTNEEYVVLEKLTKEISLVVKDELAAKGLELYDIKLEFGRDSEGNVMLIDEISGGNMRVYKEGQYISPMDLEKLILG
- a CDS encoding heavy-metal-associated domain-containing protein translates to MKKLVLNLEPLTCPSCIKKIEGALKRLDGISEAKVLFNSGKVRAEFDENKVSVEEIANTVSGLGYPIVSQKVS